The following proteins are encoded in a genomic region of Debaryomyces hansenii CBS767 chromosome G complete sequence:
- a CDS encoding DEHA2G11726p (similar to CA2343|IPF8671 Candida albicans IPF8671) yields the protein MTELPSSVANWLYNVLQPQYTNKQITYTHVYQFLQIYLNKGFKIRTSVHTSGNTGHSNLLINLFGSIEVNKDLSVPVTIWIPLNYPYNISEHTSDDIGVPMVYITPDNSRNWYIKPGNHIDTQGKFYHPYLSSWFHEYNSQPSKYNLLQLVSTLHNSFSKDVPIFYQESLSYMSPVHTVSDKYKIPEKPAKIPINSHSPIPLSNNSNTELSDVPRHNTEPALSRVPLKYQSPLPLPNEKIVENSQRDREIPVSTGNEKINSRQFNELNQVQSSAVHPDNPTEQHRHQAAKETTVDLMDNDDRTIKKNLTNQTYQEALEILSRKINENLLETSKDNIKKKLPEVNTNTKKIDALYQQLSHHNQQACANKENLDNHISYLSNQLSSLTSLNNELIQLDGLNSQQKNTVSTNNKSNFELDNLVVPDSALVNQLYDIVSDIKATKDTICLIGGNFQSESEIINDSRMDACVKAVRGLGRELFWLEVMKREIAVNSMGLSS from the coding sequence ATGACTGAATTACCTTCGTCAGTAGCCAATTGGCTATATAATGTCCTCCAACCCCAATACACTAACAAGCAAATCACATATACCCATGTATATCAGTTTTTACAAATATACTTGAACAAAGGCTTCAAGATCAGAACAAGTGTTCATACCTCTGGTAATACAGGTCATTCAAACTTATTGATTAATCTATTTGGATCAATCGAAGTCAACAAGGACCTAAGTGTACCTGTGACGATTTGGATTCCTTTGAATTATCCTTATAACATTTCAGAACATACATCCGATGATATCGGGGTGCCAATGGTTTATATCACTCCAGATAATTCAAGAAACTGGTATATAAAACCAGGAAATCATATTGATACACAAGGCAAATTTTATCATCCATATTTATCTAGTTGGTTCCATGAGTATAATAGTCAACCATcgaaatataatttacttcaGTTGGTAAGCACGTTACATAATTCATTTCTGAAAGATGTGCCGATCTTTTATCAGGAGTCGCTAAGTTATATGTCACCTGTTCATACTGTTCTGGATAAATATAAGATTCCTGAAAAGCCAGCGAAGATTCCAATAAATTCACATCTGCCAATaccattatcaaataactCAAACACAGAGTTATCAGACGTTCCACGACATAATACTGAACCAGCTTTATCTCGTGTCCCTTTAAAGTACCAATCTCCTTTACCATTGCCAAATGAAAAGATTGTTGAGAATTCACAGAGAGATCGTGAAATTCCAGTATCAACAGGCAACGAAAAGATAAATTCCCGtcaattcaatgaattgaatcaaGTACAAAGTTCTGCTGTGCATCCCGATAATCCGACTGAACAACACAGACATCAAGCCGCAAAGGAAACTACAGTAGATTTAAtggataatgatgatagAACCATTAAGAAGAATTTAACTAATCAGACATATCAGGAAGCTTTAGAAATACTATCCAGGAAAATCAATGAGAATTTGCTCGAGACATCAAAggataatattaaaaaaaaactCCCTGAAGTGAACACTaatacaaagaaaattgatgCGTTGTATCAACAATTAAGTCATCATAACCAACAAGCATGTGccaataaagaaaatttggataatcacatttcatatttatctaatCAACTATCAAGTTTAACTAGCCTAAATAATGAgttaattcaattggatGGACTAAATTCCCAACAAAAAAATACGGTCTcaactaataataaaagcaattttgaattagatAATTTGGTGGTACCTGATCTGGCATTGGTTAACCAATTATATGATATCGTAAGTGATATTAAAGCGACGAAGGATACTATATGTTTGATAGGTGGAAATTTCCaatcagaatcagaaattataaatgataGTAGAATGGATGCATGCGTGAAAGCGGTCAGAGGTTTAGgaagagaattattttggttAGAGGTGATGAAGCGTGAAATTGCTGTGAATTCTATGGGTTTATCTAGTTAA
- a CDS encoding DEHA2G11748p (highly similar to uniprot|P33322 Saccharomyces cerevisiae YLR175W CBF5 Component of box H/ACA small nucleolar ribonucleoprotein particles (snoRNPs) probable rRNA pseudouridine synthase binds to snoRNP Nop10p and also interacts with ribosomal biogenesis protein Nop53p), giving the protein MSDEYIIKPESVAPSKDTSEWPLLLKNYDKLLVRSGHYTPIPSGCSPLKRDLKSYISSGIINLDKPSNPSSHEVVAWIKRILRSEKTGHSGTLDPKVTGCLIVCIDRATRLVKSQQGAGKEYVCIVRLHDELKDAKEMGRSLENLTGALFQRPPLISAVKRQLRVRTIYDSNLIEFDNKRGLGVFWASCEAGTYMRTLCVHLGMLLGVGGHMQELRRVRSGALSENDNLVTLHDVLDAQYVYDNTRDESYLRKIIQPLETLLVGYKRIVVKDSAVNSVCYGAKLMIPGLLRYEEGIELYDEVVLMTTKGEAIAIGIAQMTTVDLQGCDHGVVAKVKRCIMERDTYPRRWGLGPVAQKKKQLKADGKLDKYGRANENTPETWKKDYKDHDDEPAPPVPESKLAAPEIQTSKKLIEEVEVETEEKEEKKEKKEKKEKKEKKEKKEKKEKKEKKDKKRKADDSEESSEKKKKSKK; this is encoded by the coding sequence ATGTCTGACGAGTATATCATTAAGCCAGAATCAGTCGCTCCTTCAAAGGATACTTCTGAATGgccattattattgaagaattacgataaattattagttAGAAGTGGTCATTACACTCCTATCCCTTCTGGATGTTCTCCATTAAAGAGAGACTTGAAATCGTACATTTCTTCAGGTATCATAAACTTAGACAAACCATCTAACCCATCATCTCATGAAGTTGTCGCTTGGATTAAGAGAATTTTAAGAAGTGAAAAAACTGGTCATTCTGGTACTTTAGATCCTAAAGTTACTGGTTGTTTGATTGTTTGTATTGATCGTGCTACCAGATTAGTCAAATCTCAACAGGGTGCTGGTAAGGAGTATGTCTGTATTGTTAGATTGcatgatgaattaaaagatGCTAAAGAAATGGGTAGATCTTTAGAAAATTTGACAGGTGCTTTATTCCAAAGACCTCCTTTAATTTCCGCTGTTAAAAGACAATTAAGAGTTCGTACTATTTACGATTCtaatttgattgaattcGATAACAAGAGAGGTTTGGGTGTCTTCTGGGCGTCATGTGAAGCCGGTACTTATATGAGAACTTTATGTGTTCATTTAGGTATGTTATTAGGTGTTGGTGGTCATATGCAAGAGTTACGTCGTGTTCGTTCCGGTGCTTTGAGTGAAAACGATAACTTAGTTACTTTGCATGATGTTTTGGACGCTCAATATGTTTATGATAACACCAGAGATGAATCCTATTtgagaaaaattattcaaccTTTAGAGACTTTATTAGTTGGCTATAAGAGAATTGTTGTTAAGGATTCTGCTGTCAACTCTGTTTGTTATGGTGctaaattaatgattcCTGGTTTGTTACGTTACGAAGAAGGTATCGAATTGTACGACGAAGTTGTTTTGATGACAACTAAGGGTGAAGCAATTGCAATTGGTATTGCTCAAATGACCACCGTTGATTTACAAGGTTGTGACCATGGTGTTGTTGCTAAGGTCAAGAGATGTATTATGGAACGTGATACTTATCCAAGAAGATGGGGATTAGGTCCAGTCGCTCAAAAGAAAAAGCAATTAAAGGCTGATGGTAAGTTAGATAAATATGGTAGAGCCAACGAGAACACTCCAGAAACATGGAAGAAAGACTATAAGGACCACGATGATGAACCAGCTCCTCCAGTTCCGGAATCTAAATTGGCCGCCCCAGAAATTCAAACTtctaaaaaattaattgaggaagttgaagttgaaactgaagaaaaggaagagaagaaggaaaagaaggaaaagaaagaaaagaaagaaaagaaggaaaagaaggaaaagaaggagaagaaggaaaaaaAGGATAAGAAGAGAAAGGCAGACGATAGCGAAGAATCTTCcgagaagaagaaaaaatccAAGAAATAA
- a CDS encoding DEHA2G11770p (weakly similar to CA2372|IPF10335 Candida albicans IPF10335) codes for MKSYPIVKSPKSPVLYPTDKDDAEEPITVSSINNRKEYQFEADPQNMLNSDPQSPYKSKRTFHSYNNEDAYSSVSSVQDQHKHRKYNTSEESQTFKSKYNLEPSNRSEIIENNTQLVPDQKIPGPGQNTISVDSSEVFFDSDSTRNEMVVNNLVISSDYFLNRAHETVLDTNSMNGSKTYFKMIKISIKSLLLLIRKYSKCLNPYLESIIYFKLARIYFIETENINRADDYVNKAISIATRNNLIKVKFICEFLAAQILEKSNPKLSLNYINERISNFKMIGLHSLGSLFALLKIDNLLSQDPNTGLIVLQSLCQDPQIDNTTRALCFIYQSNLHLYRGSPKHSLELLNHAEKLMYGHEENYPIQLQAILFLSKYSVYIHTDDSAGSKDVMQFISNFILTEQSKHWNSWKEDGTFKIKIDIPSSNGSNSDLSYRVTWLNSDEFVIMFYFLTGVHFLPEIYNKKYKSKKVFQKCLQILDNQLHELRGMGNTERCFPLNQLTKKIIRLSFIRYYINYYQVWMNFLDKNFTNIDPLNEFLENYNNSKFSDEELCYYKLLIPNIFYLFGIFFQYKGDLKAAKYYYMRVRSFTSYEQEPSNTIEYSSILQSSLGVGGETFQSKGQFSELYIYSTLHLVMLTEFEVYQITKSSHTNIINDRDDTYRFRSHLYSDLTKIFDQKDKKTSNSFNMNLAGSSQTLIITYNLLLSIYDNNYSGSGKVNAESSEYPQILYDAMKGSNSMHSFPYLISLIHYVTYLLSTSLADKESALKMCLSLVSMENCSDNERIVNLFILKDYSLQLHEEGDYDKGSLIETQLRYLHDSLESKFQLINLNNKDNSNHLA; via the coding sequence ATGAAATCGTATCCAATCGTGAAGTCTCCAAAAAGTCCTGTTCTATATCCAACAGATAAAGATGATGCAGAAGAGCCGATTACTGTCTCGTCCATCAATAATCGAAAAGAATACCAATTTGAAGCTGATCCACAAAATATGTTGAATTCTGATCCACAGTCACcatataaatcaaaacgAACATTTCATTCTTATAACAACGAGGATGCATATTCACTGGTAAGTTCCGTGCAAGATCAACACAAACATCGGAAGTATAATACAAGCGAAGAACTGCAAACTTTTAAACTGAAATACAACCTTGAGCCATCCAACCGATCAGAAATAATAGAGAACAATACACAGTTAGTTCCGGATCAGAAAATCCCTGGTCCAGGCCAGAATACTATTTCAGTGGACTCGTCTGAAGTCTTTTTTGATTCAGATTCGACTAGAAATGAAATGGTCGTTAATAATCTAGTTATAAGCTCAgattatttcttgaatagGGCACATGAGACTGTACTTGATACAAACTCAATGAATGGATCAAAGacatatttcaaaatgataaaaatttcCATCAAGTCTTTGTTGTTATTGATCAGGAAGTACAGTAAATGTCTAAACCCTTATTTGGAGctgataatatatttcaaattagctagaatttatttcattgaaacagaaaatataaatcgAGCAGACGATTATGTTAATAAGGCCATTTCGATTGCAACTCGAAATAATCTAATCAAAGTTAAATTCATATGTGAATTTTTGGCTGCACAGATACTAGAAAAATCAAATCCCAAATTATCTTTAAACTATATAAAtgaaagaatatcaaaCTTCAAAATGATTGGTCTCCATAGTCTTGGTAGTCTTTTTGCCTTACTtaaaatagataatttgCTATCCCAAGATCCAAATACAGGATTGATTGTATTACAATCATTATGTCAAGATCCTCAAATCGACAATACTACGAGAGCATTGTGTTTTATATACCAAAGCAATTTGCATCTTTATAGAGGATCGCCAAAGCATTCATTAGAGCTATTGAATCAtgctgaaaaattgatgtaCGGCCATGAGGAGAATTATCCTATTCAACTACAAGCGATTTTATTCTTACTGAAATATTCCGTATACATTCATACTGATGATAGTGCCGGAAGTAAAGATGTAATGCAATTTATTAGCAATTTTATATTGACGGAACAACTGAAGCACTGGAACTCTTGGAAAGAAGATGGCACcttcaaaataaaaattgatattccTTCAAGCAATGGCCTGAATAGTGATTTGTCTTATCGAGTAACGTGGTTGAATTCTGATGAATTCGTCATAATGTTTTATTTCCTAACTGGTGTTCACTTTTTGCCTGAAATATACAATAAGAAGTATAAATCTAAGAaagtttttcaaaaatgctTACAGATACTAGATAATCAATTGCATGAGCTAAGGGGGATGGGGAATACTGAAAGATGCTTCCCACTAAATCAattgacgaagaaaataataaggtTAAGTTTTATACGGTATTAcattaattattatcaagTTTGGATGAATTTTTTGGATAAAAATTTCACTAATATAGATCCGTTGAATGAATTCCTTGAAAATTATAACAACAGTAAATTCAgcgatgaagaattatgtTATTACAAGTTGTTGATCCCGAAcattttctatttatttggaattttttttcaatataagGGAGATCTAAAGGCagcaaaatattattacatGAGAGTACGCAGTTTCACACTGTATGAGCAAGAGCCAAGTAACACGATAGAATATTCTTCCATTCTACAATCTTCCTTAGGGGTTGGTGGTGAAACCTTCCAATCGAAAGGTCAATTTAGCGAGCTATATATCTACTCAACATTGCATCTTGTGATGCTTACAGAATTCGAAGTGTATCAAATTACTAAGTCGTCGCatacaaatattattaatgatagAGATGATACATACAGATTTCGTTCCCATTTGTATCTGGATTTGACCAAGATATTCGATCAAAAGGATAAAAAAACTTCAAATAGCTTCAATATGAATTTAGCAGGTTCAAGTCAAACCCTTATTATCACTTATAATTTACTCCTTAGTATTTAcgataataattattcagGGAGTGGTAAAGTTAATGCCGAATCTTCAGAATATCCACAAATCTTATATGACGCAATGAAAGGTTCTAACTCAATGCATTCATTCCCatatttgatatcattaattCACTATGTTACCTATTTATTGTCAACAAGTTTAGCTGATAAAGAGCTGGCACTAAAAATGTGCTTATCGCTAGTGTCAATGGAAAACTGTTCTGATAATGAGAGGATTGTCAATCTTTTTATATTAAAAGATTACAGTTTGCAACTACATGAGGAAGGTGACTATGATAAAGGTTCATTAATAGAAACCCAATTGCGGTATTTGCATGATTCGCTAGAAagtaaatttcaattgataaatttaaataataaagataacTCTAATCATTTAGCATAA
- a CDS encoding DEHA2G11792p (similar to CA2371|IPF10333 Candida albicans IPF10333) — translation MIDNEALMKSSPFQVIHGGDSDLNYNLKNTTPELLKFQLQEQYRNKLSDLHENHHDLPNLNLLYTQFLQGSFNNHLQTNIDQEHITLEAEVPSLSSTPITDNEEEGYITIGDNKANYINLRVLIENSVFDTSKINKDAILTLPRLKKLKQEIEDKKEFKQYLLSRYGISQQFFTEMLNTDKQESLNLDAPLLLKFLKSNNYLQQQLLQVSEYLDNLILQLNNHNLTCLVLGYIEDIKLTSLSVTGPPLSTSSPFTSPKRMPKSSSTLIEQPSKSVSKTFDSLFSHIASIAVQRNIQLPQPSANTDPETIQSRIQWAQDCIDTILSTQPVSMRTPVNEKSMDLSADETSSRNDFSQDHSFLNESSITSASPQKSQNNGKLLAEYKTALNDLRFSHQYLSKEYEHSRESSLKVIQEYRKKNSILEKELNKLKKTNSSNQSSTAYDSSDNIDAKDREISKLRKELNLLKIDKLGIKNSATKLASPNSSNSALSALSPITSNFPSSYTDVDGIETESVIPSRPTSTNSSSTSNGILRTEFKKIVEDIHDQYELQLTEERYKRRQLQDKFQEFSTQK, via the coding sequence ATGATTGACAATGAAGCTCTTATGAAGAGCTCGCCTTTTCAAGTTATACATGGCGGAGATTCCGATCTCAACTACAACTTGAAGAATACCACTCCAGAGTTGCTTAAGTTCCAATTACAAGAACAATACAGAAACAAGTTATCCGACTTACACGAGAACCATCatgatttaccaaatttgaACTTGTTATATACCCAGTTTCTTCAAGGATCATTTAATAATCATTTACAAACAAACATAGATCAAGAGCATATCACACTCGAAGCGGAAGTGCCCAGCTTATCGTCAACTCCAATAacagataatgaagaggaAGGATACATAACTATAGGTGATAACAAGgctaattatataaatttacgtgtattaattgaaaactcAGTCTTCGACACTAGCAAGATAAATAAGGATGCAATACTTACATTACCAAGGttaaagaagttgaaacaagaaattgaagataaaaaagaatttaaacAATACTTACTATCAAGATATGGGATATCCCAACAATTTTTCACGGAGATGTTAAATACCGACAAGCAGGAAAGCTTAAATTTGGATGCCCCgttattattaaagttCTTAAAACTGAACAATTATTTGCAACAGCAGCTTTTACAAGTCAGTGAATATTTAGACAATTTGATATTGCAGTTAAACAATCATAACTTGACGTGCTTGGTATTGGGTTACATTGAAGACATTAAATTGACTTCTCTATCTGTTACAGGGCCTCCCTTGTCAACGTCGTCCCCCTTCACATCACCTAAACGAATGCCGAAATCCTCTTCAACACTTATAGAACAACCGCTGAAGCTGGTCAGTAAGACATTTGATAGCTTATTTTCACATATTGCATCTATTGCGGTGCAACGCAATATTCAGTTGCCGCAGCCCTCAGCAAATACTGACCCAGAAACAATACAATCGCGTATTCAATGGGCTCAAGATTGCATTGATACGATTCTTTCAACTCAACCAGTTCTGATGCGTACACCAGTCAATGAAAAGTCAATGGACTTATCAGCTGATGAAACATCTTCTAGGAATGACTTTTCTCAAGATCATTCTTTTTTAAATGAATCATCTATTACATCTGCTTCACCTCAGAAATCGCAAAACAATGGAAAACTTCTTGCTGAATATAAAACTGCATTAAATGACTTGAGATTTTCTCATCAGTATCTATCTAAAGAATACGAGCATTCGAGGGAAAGTTCACTCAAAGTGATTCAAGAATATCGTAAGAAAAATTCCATActagaaaaagaattgaacaaattgaaaaaaacAAATCTGTCTAATCAATCTAGTACCGCGTATGATAGTTCTGACAATATTGATGCTAAAGATAGAGAAATATCCAAACTTCGTAAGGAGCTCAATTTGTTAaagattgataaattgGGGATAAAGAACAGTGCCACCAAACTTGCTTCTCCTAATAGTTCTAATAGTGCATTATCTGCATTGTCGCCAATAACTAGTAATTTTCCGTCGAGCTATACCGATGTGGATGGCATTGAAACTGAATCTGTAATTCCTAGTAGACCCACGTCTACAAATTCTAGCTCAACCAGTAACGGTATATTAAGAACAGAGTTTAAGAAGATTGTTGAAGATATTCATGATCAGTATGAATTACAATTGACTGAGGAAAGATacaaaagaagacaatTGCAGGAcaaatttcaagaattctCTACACAGAAATAG
- a CDS encoding DEHA2G11814p (similar to uniprot|P38207 Saccharomyces cerevisiae YBL019W APN2 Class II abasic (AP) endonuclease involved in repair of DNA damage), with product MESKVSKVRQNEPLNKIQNKNNCNTIRYISFNVNGAKTLFNYHPWNQLQQNYDLFFNSLEGDVVSLQELKLSPSNISNVNIGNLTKFKSFISLPKTKKGYSGVGLFVRIPETDEPEIVRHNLTVVKAEEGLTGFLNSADYPQSRYRDLDKELSIGGYPEEIDEVKGLKIDSEGRCVCIELASNIIVFSLYCPANSIGSEEGESYRLEFLKILLGRCHYLKHIMGKDVIIIGDINVSLDLIDHADTMNEKVKQKIVKPVRNGEGNSGTEFEKINYKQCIDFKVSTPARKLLNSYTISTLDPSPANRSESQFLYDTTRYTQGRRMGMYTVWNTLTGARQSNYGSRIDLILTSSDVLLKSISKADIWPYIMGSDHCPIFTDFEIRDSKHLHVTGPIKLKFEARLFYKLVKHRDISQMFSVGQPKNIKSDTESDSSSKKRKIEYVSRKTTPVPKNQQTSIGNFFFKENSNLPKVENGLASHPETEPVNTFINEPAYMKPTSIISISNLIHGEAPECYHGDKCKLKTSLSNTKTRGKKFWCCPRTTKAEAGNENGSKIGEHQCSFFKWVK from the coding sequence ATGGAAAGTAAGGTGAGCAAGGTTCGGCAGAATGAACctttgaataaaatacagaataaaaataattgcAATACTATTCGGTACATATCGTTTAATGTCAATGGTGCTAAGACATTGTTCAATTATCATCCATGGAACCAACTTCAACAGAACTATGATCTCTTTTTCAACCTGCTTGAGGGGGACGTAGTATCACTCCAGGAGTTGAAACTTTCACcatcaaatatatccaaCGTTAATATCGGTAACCTAACTAAATTCAAGTCCTTTATTTCGCTTCCAAAAACCAAGAAAGGCTATAGTGGAGTTGGTTTGTTTGTACGAATTCCAGAAACAGACGAACCGGAGATCGTTAGACACAATTTAACTGTCGTAAAAGCAGAAGAAGGTCTTACAGgatttttaaattctgCTGATTATCCTCAGTCAAGGTATAGAGACTTAGACAAAGAATTACTGATAGGGGGATatccagaagaaattgatgaagtgAAAGGATTAAAGATCGATAGCGAGGGCAGATGCGTTTGCATTGAGCTTGCAAGTAATATCATAGTATTCTCATTATATTGTCCAGCAAATTCTATTGGTTCTGAAGAGGGTGAGTCGTATcgacttgaatttttgaagatcTTACTTGGCAGATGCCATTACTTAAAGCATATTATGGGAAAAGATGTTATTATAATTGGTGATATTAATGTGAGTCTTGATTTAATAGACCATGCGGATACAATGAACGAGAAGGTGAAGCAAAAGATTGTAAAACCCGTCCGTAACGGAGAGGGAAATAGTGGTACAGAGTTTGAAAAGATCAACTACAAACAATGCATAGACTTCAAGGTTTCAACCCCTGCTAGGAAATTGCTAAACTCGTATACGATTTCAACACTAGATCCATCTCCTGCAAATCGCTCAGAATCCCAGTTTCTTTATGATACAACAAGATATACACAGGGAAGAAGGATGGGGATGTATACAGTGTGGAACACTTTGACGGGAGCCAGACAATCAAATTATGGATCGagaattgatttaattttaacaaGCTCTGATGTCTTATTGAAAAGCATTTCCAAAGCAGACATTTGGCCATATATTATGGGTTCTGATCATTGTCCGATTTTTACggattttgaaattcgaGATTCGAAACATTTGCACGTAACAGGCCCAATTAAACTTAAGTTTGAAGCTAGATTATTCTATAAACTTGTCAAACACCGCGATATATCTCAAATGTTTAGTGTTGGTCAGCCgaagaatatcaaatcAGACACAGAAAGTGACTCTTCatcaaagaaaaggaagataGAATATGTCAGTAGAAAAACAACACCAGTTCCTAAAAATCAACAAACATCGATAggtaatttcttcttcaaggAGAATTCGAATTTACCTAAAGTAGAAAATGGCCTTGCTTCGCATCCCGAGACGGAACCTGTCAATACATTTATAAATGAACCTGCCTACATGAAGCCCACATCGATTATTTCGATATCAAACTTAATACATGGTGAAGCTCCTGAATGCTACCATGGTGATAAATGCAAATTAAAAACCAGCCTACTGAATACCAAGACTCGAGGAAAAAAGTTCTGGTGTTGTCCAAGAACTACAAAAGCTGAGGCTGGAAATGAAAACGGTTCTAAAATAGGAGAACACCAATGttcattcttcaaatggGTGAAATAA
- a CDS encoding DEHA2G11836p (highly similar to uniprot|P13393 Saccharomyces cerevisiae YER148W SPT15 TATA-binding protein general transcription factor that interacts with other factors to form the preinitiation complex at promoters essential for viability), translating to MDSLKLPTTAAQAKAFTAPNSLLFPSGIDGQRTDINQEATPKKEEDTSDTIVEPNQDEDDGATSGIVPTLQNIVATVNLDCRLDLKTIALHARNAEYNPKRFAAVIMRIREPKTTALIFASGKMVVTGAKSEDDSKLASRKYARIIQKLGFNAKFTDFKIQNIVGSCDVKFPIRLEGLAFSHGTFSSYEPELFPGLIYRMVKPKIVLLIFVSGKIVLTGAKQREEIYAAFEAIYPVLSEFRKS from the coding sequence ATGGATTCTTTGAAGTTACCAACCACAGCGGCACAGGCCAAAGCATTTACTGCACCAAACTCGTTGTTGTTCCCGCTGGGAATTGATGGGCAAAGGACGGATATAAATCAAGAAGCTACTCctaagaaggaagaagacACATCGGATACAATCGTCGAGCCAAATCAAGACGAGGATGATGGTGCCACTTCGGGTATAGTGCCCACATTACAAAATATAGTGGCGACTGTCAATTTGGACTGTCGGTTGGATTTGAAGACCATTGCGTTGCACGCGCGTAATGCCGAATACAATCCAAAGCGTTTCGCGGCTGTCATTATGAGAATCAGAGAGCCTAAGACTACGGCATTGATCTTTGCATCAGGTAAAATGGTTGTCACTGGTGCGAAATCCGAAGATGATTCTAAATTAGCATCAAGGAAATACGCGAgaatcattcaaaaattggGATTCAACGCCAAGTTCACTGACTTTaagattcaaaatattgtCGGATCTTGTGATGTCAAGTTTCCGATTAGATTGGAAGGTTTGGCATTTTCGCATGGTACTTTCTCGTCTTATGAACCTGAATTATTCCCCGGTTTGATTTATAGAATGGTTAAACCTAAAATTGTGTTATTGATCTTCGTTTCCGGTAAAATTGTTTTAACTGGTGCAAAacaaagagaagaaatttaCGCTGCATTTGAAGCGATATACCCCGTGTTAAGTGAATTCCGTAAATCTTAG
- a CDS encoding DEHA2G11858p (similar to uniprot|P53188 Saccharomyces cerevisiae YGL029W CGR1 Coiled-coil protein that may contribute to compartmentalization of nucleolar constituents) → MSASSQMEYKDIPKRYIDPSAPKDVGEGSRVNGKDWKIKKDAFRVKTLGVKKLSTWEHREQKKLEQQQYKTRLQDLKQEKEDAKNQRISDLKRRREIKAEKERYEKMALKMHAKKVDRMRKREKRNKMLKER, encoded by the coding sequence ATGAGTGCTAGTTCGCAGATGGAATATAAAGATATCCCTAAAAGATACATAGATCCTTCTGCTCCAAAAGATGTGGGTGAAGGAAGCAGAGTTAATGGTAAAGACTGGAAAATCAAGAAGGATGCCTTCAGAGTGAAAACTCTAGGTGTAAAAAAGTTAAGTACATGGGAACACAGAGAACAGAAAAAGTTGGAGCAACAGCAATATAAAACAAGATTGCAAGACttgaaacaagaaaaggaagatgCCAAAAACCAAAGAATTTCCGATttgaagagaagaagagaaattaaGGCCGAAAAGGAAAGATACGAAAAGATGGCCCTCAAAATGCATGCTAAGAAGGTCGATAGAATGAGAAAGAGAGAAAAGAGAAACAAGATGTTGAAAGAACGTTGA